GATAGGCCACTTAGTGACGTCTGGATATTTGCCAGGTGTAATACGGTTTGCCTCTTCCATATCAATTGCTATTGCTAGTCGCTATTTGAAAGAAAGTAGTAGTGAGAAACCATATGACATTTCATATGAAGAATGCTCAATGTTGGGGAGAGTACCAGTGCTTTCACAGTGTCGAGAGAGAACTCGATAGGATAGAGTGAATCAAAAACTCAGAATTCTTTCTTGAGGTTGTGCATCACCACGGTGATCCAGTGTGTATTGCCGACGTTCAACGGGATAAACGACTAAAATGTGGAACACATTTGTAATCAGATGCAATTATGCCTGTTGAAATGAGTGTTAATGAACTAGTAAGAACATATCGTACCTTATCACGGACGGTATACTCGTCCAGAACCCTACGTACTGCTCCAGCTCTGCTCAGCGCACTATCCATGTTGTATTTCGATGGTTTAGAGTTGTCTCGTGCCTTAGCACGATCAACAAGGTATTTGGACCTCCAGGCTGGACAGAGGTGCCGATCATGACCAACGCGCAGAGCCAAATGTGTCTGATAAGCATCGATAATCTGCGTAAAATAATAGAACATTTTATTTTCATAGGTGACACCTAGATTATGCACTTAAATAGCAGGACATGGTAATATATCTTACGTCATCCGCCAGCCATGTATGCTCAAGTACCGGTCGTATACTCTCCACAGTCACAGAGGTGCCACGTTCATTGTAGTAAACTCTTTTTTTCATATTCTTCTCAGACCGAGCAGCTTCCTCCACAAACGCAACAGCAGCATCGATGAGTTCCGGTGTCAAATCGTCCTTAACAGAGCCTTCCATGTCATTGTCACTAAAcagagttgcatgataaattacGAACGTCACGAACGGTGAGTACATGAAATGGTAGTAAATTAAGCACTAAGATAGCTACTAACGGTACCTCTAGTTGCGGTAGTGTTGCCGGATGGCTTAGTACCGCGAGCGCTTCGCTTGCCGGGCTTGTCAAGTTTAAAGGGGGATTCAAATTTGTTGGGAACAGTCCGTCGGCGCTTCCCGGATATAACATCGTCTTCTTTTGCGGTTGCTGCAGACTTTTTCCCCTTGCTCTTACCCACCATCCTGTCGATAGAACTTGCAGAAATGTCAATGTCGGACGATTCTCCTCGAGGAGAATTACCTACAATCCAAGGTTTCTCCGGTTATGCGCCGCACTCATCAGTAGGCTTCGTTGTCTTGTCAACATTTAACTTGGCAGGTGTTTTCTAGTTAACAAAAAAATAATGTGATAGGTTCAGTTAACGAAAATGAAGATGCATAATTGAGATAAATGAAGACAAATAAATGAAAACATACTTCCTCATCATCGTTGTTCTGGTTTACAACAGGCTCGTCAAGCTGTGTCAAATCAATCACCGGCTCTAGACCGTCAGAGTCATCCTTGTACACGAATTCTTTTTTTTCTGGCGGACCATTCTCAAAGGAATCCACTTCTAGGTCGGCATCGTTGTTGCCGGAAGCCGCAGCAGCCGCTGGCTTGTACATCACACCATTTTGGTTCAACTTCTCTAACAATCTCTGCATTACataaaaaatattaattaatgtCGGCACGGTTTTGCAACTTCAAAAATGTTGTAAACATAGAATTAAGGGTGTGTCACCTCGGCTACTTGTTCTGGTATTTCCTTCATTTGGCTGCGTATGTAATCCATACACCGCTTCATGATGAGGTTCATCATCTCGTCCGCGTTTGAGGCTAACTTGGACTTCTTTGCCGCACCAACGGCGGGCTTCATTTTTGGCTTTTCTGGTTCGGGTACTTTGCGCTCCTGCGCCCTATACTCCTTGGTTATGTTGTCTTCAATCTGCATGTGAAATACAAGTATATGTGATCAATAAAAATATTAATACAACTAATTATGTTATATAAAAGATTTAAGAAGTACCCAACGTAATGAATTACCTTGATGTTACCACGGCCGTCAAACTTGTCTCTCCTTGAGGCTGCAGCTTCAGTCCAATTCCTCATTAGAGGTTCCATGGACAAGCTAGGATTGAATGCGCATTCACCTTCCAGAGGCTGAACCTTCTCCCAGTACAGGTACTGCATGAATATGAAAAATTACAATTAGTACTATACAGCAGGTAAATTAGCAATCATATTTTTTTGCAATGCTACAAGTCTGAAAGGTGTACCTGCAGGAGAGCTAAGTTCCCTCTCGGCCATTGGCGGAGGTGTTTGCCTTTCCTCACATTGCGAAGGCAGTCCAGCAGAACCCGGAGGGTGAATACATTCCAATTAATCTTGGATATACGCTTCACATCGTCCACCAATGCGTAATATTGCTTTGGTACAGTCTTGCTCGACATGGGAGCAAGAACTGTTCCAAGCAACACGAGGACAACTCTCCGAAGGAAATCGTCGTCGGCAGATTTATTTTTTGTGATGTCCACAATCAAATCATCGATGACTATGTTACCTGTGGTCTTGCTCAGGAATTGAGGCGGCACTCGATCTTTAACATCCTCACCTTCCTCACCGAGAATACCTTCTGCCGACAGTCCGTGGTTCTCCAAGGCCAAGATGCACTCAACATCCACGGCACCGAGAGACACTTCGCCAACCAATTCTTGTACAATGAATCTGCCCTTGCTGGGATCAAATATCTCAACCATGTACCGGATCAACAGTGTACGCATCTTCAGCGAAAGTATCTGAAGCATGCTACAGAGTGGTGTTTCGGCAAGTGCGGCCCGTTGACCGGAAGATAGACCGGCAATAAGTTTGCACCATTTTTCTACGGCGCAAACAATTTCTCCGTTGAGTTCATCCATCCTGTTAAAAAAATATACTTGGTTATAGTACCATAAATTATGTGATCAACTTTTTTCCTAACATATTGTTGCATAAAACATAATAATGGAATACACTATCCCACAGTAGATAGAAAACTATACAACATAATTTATTCATATTGAAACATTCAGCAGAGACACGTGCAGCACATAAAATGATAGTTTAACAAGTACTTATTTAACCAATTAGTTTCATAATAAAAAGCAACATAATTTATCtaatcatttattttcatatgaTACTGTACAAATAGATATAAGAATCGGTGATAGTGCCTAATTAACAGTAAATTGAAAAGAAAAAAACGAAATTATGCATACTGGAACATGCATCAAACAAACGTGCAACACATACAATATTAGTCGGCGTCTCATAGTTGCAACATGCATGTCTTAGGGCATTGCTATAACTTAAAGTGACTATGCTATAACTAACACTGATAAAAAATTGTTGTTTATTCATCAATCCAACCTACAAGTGAAAGACAACAAACAACATGCAGAAACTAATTTGCAATCGTAGGGCTATCTAATCAAATACACGCACAAACAAATCTAGTGTCATAGGCCTATCTAATCTAATACACGAACAAACAAAAAACATCTACTCCAACAGATGTAATGCGAAGATTATGCGCTAATTAATCTTAGTCCTATCGAATCTGACACACGCACAAGGAAAAGCATCATGGATGCGGTACGGTTGCCAACATACTGGATTGCTCGATGAAGATGGAAGTTGTCGGCGTTGTAACGTGGACGCAGTTCGTCCACGACGGCCAGCACGCGCTGACGACCTGGATGTTCTCGACGATCTTGCTGGGGTTGGGCCGATGCTAAGGACGCAGCTGTCGTCGACTCGGCGGTAGGAGCCGTCGTAGACGACATGAAAGACGATGCCAAGACTAAATAGGAGGAGGAGGATCTCCTAGGTCGTCGTAACCACCAGGGATAGAACGCCCGTGATCTTTGCCTTCCTTTGTTGAGGAGAGGCAGTACGTGCTCCTAAATTAAAGGGATAGGCTTCCCACGCTTGAGTTTTTTTTGTAGATTCCAATCCAGGAATTGTGTAACAAATCGCAGCTCGTCCTCTCTTTGAGCGATGAGGGGCTCGTTTCATGtacttttttcttttctttttcatatTAGAAAATTTTGATATCAAATAATTATTTCAactcaaccaaatggccccaaaAATTTATCACACAATGGGATGACCATGCACATCATccatgccaattctcatcgatttatgacactcgatgcatttactaggattttgccggcgaaaaGAACCCGAAACGTTGCCCGAACGTGACGCAACGTTCATTCGGTGTCAGGAATGGCTCacatgttgcatgggggcctacattgggcatcctcacatggtgccaaagtttggtgtcatttcatgcagaccagcacatagcacatgtgcaatcaccatcattcgggtctgccgtaggggagcccgaaggacgttgtttCTCTGGACTCATCCAAATGGCCCCAAATTTTTTTCACgcaatgggatgaccatggacataatgcatgccaattctcatcgatttccgacactcgatgcatttactaggattttgccggcgaaaagaacccgaaacgctgcccggacgtgacgcaatgttcgttcggtgtcaggaatggctcagatgttgcatgggggcctacattgAGCTTCCTCACATGGTGCAaaagtttggtgtcatttcatgcaggccagcacatagcacatgtgcaatcaccatcattcgggtctaccgtagggggagcccgaaggacgttgtttttctggactcaaccaaatggccccaaatttttttcacgcaatgggatgaccatggacatcatgcatgccaattctcatcgatttccgacactcgatgcatttactaggattttgccggcgaaaaGAACCCGAAACGTTGCCCGAACGTGACGCAACGTTCATTCGGTGTCAGGAATGGCTCacatgttgcatgggggcctacattgggcatcctcacatggtgccaaagtttggtgtcatttcatgctggccagcacatagcacatgtgcaatcaccatcattcgggtctgccgtaggggagcccgaaggacgttgtttCTCTGGACTCATCCAAATGGCCCCAAATTTTTTTCACgcaatgggatgaccatggacataatgcatgccaattctcatcgatttccgacactcgatgcatttactaggattttgccggcgaaaagaacccgaaacgctgcccggacgtgacgcaatgttcgttcggtgtcaggaatggctcagatgttgcatgggggcctacattgAGCTTCCTCACATGGTGCAaaagtttggtgtcatttcatgcaggccagcacatagcacatgtgcaatcaccatcattcgggtctaccgtagggggagcccgaaggacgttgtttttctggactcaaccaaatggccccaaatttttttcacgcaatgggatgaccatggacatcatgcatgccaattctcatcgatttccgacactcgatgcatttactaggattttgccggcgaaaaGAACCCGAAACGTTGCCCGaacgtgacgcaacgttcgttcggtgtcaggaatggctcacatgttgcacgggggcctacattgggcatcctcacatggtgccaaagtttggtgtcatttcatgcaggccagcacatagcacatgtgcaatcaccatcattcgggtctaccgtagggggagcccgaaggacgttgtttttctggactcaaccaaatggccccaaatttttttcacgcaatgggatgaccatggacataATGCATAACAATTCTCATCGAtctccgacactcgatgcatttactaggattttgccggcgaaaagaacccgaaacgctgcccggacgtgacgcaatgttcgttcggtgtcaggaatggctcagatgttgcatgggggcctacattgggcttcctcacatggtgccaaagtttggtgtcatttcatgcaggccagcacatagcacatgtgcaatcaccatcattcgggtctgccgtagggggagcccgaaggacgtCGTTTTTCAGGACTCAACCAAATAGCCCCAAAAATTTTCACgcaatgggatgaccatggacatcatgcatgccaattctcatcgatttctgacactcgatgcatttactaggattttgccggcgaaaaTAACCCGAAACGTTGCCCGAACGTGAAGCAACGTTCGTTCGGTGTCAGGAATGGCTCacatgttgcatgggggcctacattgggcatcctcacatggtgccaaagtttggtgtcatttcatgctggccagcacatagcacatgtgcaatcaccatcattcgggtctgccgtagggggagcccgaaggacgttgtttttctggactcaaccaaatggccccaaatttttttcacgcaatgggatgaccatggacatcatgcatgccaattctcatcgatttccgacactcgatgcatttactaggattttgccggcgaaaagaacccgaaacgctgcccggacgtgacgcaatgATCGTTCGGTGTCAGGAATGGCTCAGATGTTGCATGCGGGCCTACATTGCGCTCCCTCACATGGTGCCAAAGTctggtgtcatttcatgcaggccagcacatagcacatgtgcaatcaGCATCATTCGGGTCTGCTGtagggggagcccgaaggacgttgtttttctagactcaaccaaatggccccaaatttttttcacgcaatgggatgaccatggacataatgcatgccaattctcatcgatttccgacactcgatgcatttactaggattttaaAAAACAATTGAAATGTAAAAAAGATAAGATCTATTAGAATGAAGAAGTGAAATAAAAGATAACATATTATCTTacattttgaaaatatttcaaatataaagaagagagcaaatattagaatgaagaagtgaaataaaacagaacatTTTATTTTACAAACTAAAAACATTTCAAATATAATAAAGTAAGAAATATTAGAATGAAGAATTGAAATAAAACACACCATTTTAGTTTATATTTCGTAAATATTATCAATATAAAAACGAGAACGAACAAATGAAATAAAACACAACAAAATTTggcatatttttttaattttagtaaacactgttagaaataatatagaaaaaaagagatttgattttaaatattagaaatataaacaagaaaataaattttgGAGTTAAGAAGTGAAAAACAAAGAGAATATAAAACAGATCAGTGCACGGGTAAGGCTGCCCTGGGCCAGCCCGCCCGAATTGGGCCCAAGGCAGAGCCGCGCAAGGCACAGCGCAGCGCACAGCCGtggggtggtgggagtttagtcccacctcgccaagcgagagagcgccgcaccggtttatatacccggctgcgactcccctcccaagctcctatcatatgcaggcagtacattgcctaactctcggcccctctgccccgtggggcctactagcagcagagatattctgcaccacgggcctgcatcctggcccatgaaCGGCTGAGTTCCTAGTCGTATGTAGGCCGTGGTGTATGAATTTTCCTGCTCTGGTAGGTAGGCACTTTTTTTGGCATAttgccatgtgttttgatctTCAAATCACACACTAAATTATACACATGCTCACTTGCATTCAATACACATTTTTTTGCATATATGACAAGTTAATGTTTTGACCTTCAAATCACCTAATAAATTTTACACATGCTCACTTACATGTAATACACATGGCTATTAATGGGATTTCAACAAAAATGAGGCCGTGGTGTATGAATTCTGCTCCCACATGCATG
The sequence above is a segment of the Aegilops tauschii subsp. strangulata cultivar AL8/78 chromosome 6, Aet v6.0, whole genome shotgun sequence genome. Coding sequences within it:
- the LOC120966869 gene encoding uncharacterized protein → MEGSVKDDLTPELIDAAVAFVEEAARSEKNMKKRVYYNERGTSVTVESIRPIIDAYQTHLALRVGHDRHLCPAWRSKYLVDRAKARDNSKPSKYNMDSALSRAGAVRRVLDEYTVRDKRLAIAIDMEEANRITPGKYPDVTKWPIIPQIDMPLQEDGNSCGLFVIQVMERWDGDRWTADFTQGTSNARRRHLVAELVLSPTNTLECVKNKIRDIAKKSKA